The Acidimicrobiales bacterium nucleotide sequence CGACGCCGGGTCGGTCCGGGTCGCCGCCGAATCGCTCTTCGTCTCGCAGCCGGCCGTCTCGGGGGCGATCGCCAGCCTCGAGCGTGAGCTGGGGGTGGCGCTCGTCGCCCGCCAGGGCCGCGGCCTCCGCCTCACCGCAGCCGGAACCGGCTTCGCCGACGACGTGCGCACCAGCCTCGGCCTCCTCGACTACGCCTCCCGCCGCGCCCGCAGCGTGGAAGACCCGGCACGGGGCACGGTACGGCTCGTCGCCGTGGCCACCGCCACGGAGCGGTTGCTCCTGCCCGTCGTCGCCCGATTCCGTCAAGAGAACCCCGAGGCCGGTGTCACCATCCAGGTCGGGAACCGGACGACGGTGTGGGAGACTCTGCGCCACCACAAGGCCGACCTCGTCGTGGCCGGGCGGCCACCGGTCGCCGTGCCGGCGGAAACCCTGGCCCGCGGCGAGAACCGGCTCGTCGTCATCGGCCCCGCCGCGGCGACGCCGCGGGCGCACGGGAGCGACGCGCTGCACGACCCGGGTAGGGAGACCTGGCTGCTGCGCGAACAGGGGTCGGGGACGCGCGCGGCCGCCGATGCCTTGCTCGCCGAACTGGACATCAACCCGCCCACGATGATCCTCGGATCCAACGCCGCCATCGAGCGAGGCGTCGAGCTGGGACTCGGCGTGGGCCTCATCTCCCTCGACGCGGCCGCCGAAGGCATCGCCCAGGGGGCCGTCAGCGTACGGGCCTGCCCCGGCACCCCCATGATCCGGCCCTGGCACCTCGTCTGCTACGCAGGGGAGCCGCTCGGCCCGACCGCCCTCGCACTGGTGAAGTCGATGGTGGGGCCCAGCGGCGGCCTGAAGGCGACGGCCGAGGGAAGGCGTATCCTCCGGAGCTGAGGGCCTTCCTCCATCGCCGGCCGTCCTGGCAGCGCCGCAACCGACCGTGCGACGAGCTGGTCGACCGGGACCTCGTCAGGGTCGGACCGTCCATGTATCCCGCTGCGCCGTCAGCGCAGCACGCCGCGGGCCGGCTCGTCAGCGGAAGCAGGCGGGCCGGGATCGTCCGCCGGCACGCGTGGGACACGGGCCGCGGTTCGCCAGGCCCGGCCGGTTCCCGACGCCGAGCACGGATGGTGGCTGTAGGAGGCACTCACGGGCAGCGCGAGCGGCGACGTCCACCTGGGCCACAAGCGCCTTCGCAGCAGGCAGGAACGCCCTCCCGGCCTGGGAGAGAGAAACCCGATGCGTGGTCCGATCGAGGAGGACCACCTCGAGCTCTCGTTCTAGCGACCGGACCAGCCGGCTCACCGCCGGCTGGCCGATCCGCAGCTTCGAGGCGGCGCGGCTGAAGCTCAGCTCCTCCGCTACTGCGACGAACGCCTCGAC carries:
- a CDS encoding LysR family transcriptional regulator: MTLTQLRTFLTVADAGSVRVAAESLFVSQPAVSGAIASLERELGVALVARQGRGLRLTAAGTGFADDVRTSLGLLDYASRRARSVEDPARGTVRLVAVATATERLLLPVVARFRQENPEAGVTIQVGNRTTVWETLRHHKADLVVAGRPPVAVPAETLARGENRLVVIGPAAATPRAHGSDALHDPGRETWLLREQGSGTRAAADALLAELDINPPTMILGSNAAIERGVELGLGVGLISLDAAAEGIAQGAVSVRACPGTPMIRPWHLVCYAGEPLGPTALALVKSMVGPSGGLKATAEGRRILRS